Proteins from one Salinispora arenicola genomic window:
- a CDS encoding MFS transporter → MNAAAGQRTGAAVALPRGPLIGFATGSVGMGIWVTVPGLLLLYFLTDVLAVTPWLAGLALLLPKVADVLLHPWVGHRCDVEQARRGDRRRLLLLGCALPLAFAALFAVPGGLTGAPAAAWVAAMFVVGNLLFAVYQVPYLATPADLRIGYNERTRLMAFRMVVLTLGILASGLLAPLLVGDDATRDSYQRMGLLLAVGMLLAMLVGAVGITRLRRVARVGASTHDGGWPALRSTLRDRQFRALVASYLAMSTTTHLVLAGVPYYAAYELGRPGLTTVLVAAFLAPALLVTPVWLAAARRFGKQRALLAAQSTFAGGSLVVAVGGSAGLPLLVVAVAVLGVAFAGIQLLPFAMVPDVVRAAGGTAGAGTYTGVWTATEATGAALGPWAYSLCLAASGFVASSADVTVPQPALALDAIRWGFGPA, encoded by the coding sequence ATGAACGCTGCCGCCGGGCAGCGCACCGGCGCCGCCGTCGCACTGCCCCGAGGGCCCCTGATCGGCTTCGCCACCGGCTCGGTCGGCATGGGCATCTGGGTGACCGTGCCCGGGCTGCTGCTGCTGTACTTTCTCACCGACGTGCTGGCCGTGACCCCGTGGCTGGCTGGCCTGGCACTGCTGCTGCCCAAGGTCGCCGACGTGCTGCTGCACCCGTGGGTCGGGCATCGCTGCGACGTCGAACAGGCCCGTCGCGGCGACCGCCGCCGGCTGCTGCTCCTCGGGTGCGCGCTGCCGCTGGCATTCGCCGCCCTGTTCGCCGTGCCCGGCGGGCTCACCGGGGCGCCCGCCGCTGCCTGGGTCGCGGCGATGTTCGTCGTCGGCAACCTGCTGTTCGCCGTCTACCAGGTGCCATACCTGGCCACCCCCGCGGACCTGCGGATCGGCTACAACGAGCGGACCCGGCTGATGGCGTTCCGGATGGTGGTGCTCACCCTGGGCATCCTGGCGTCCGGACTGCTGGCGCCACTGCTCGTCGGCGACGACGCCACGCGGGACAGCTACCAACGAATGGGGTTGCTGCTGGCGGTGGGGATGCTGCTGGCCATGCTGGTCGGGGCCGTCGGGATCACCCGGCTACGCCGGGTCGCCCGAGTTGGCGCGAGCACGCACGACGGCGGCTGGCCAGCCCTCAGGTCGACGCTGCGCGACCGGCAGTTCCGCGCCCTGGTGGCTTCCTACCTGGCCATGTCCACCACCACGCACCTCGTGCTGGCCGGAGTTCCCTACTACGCCGCGTACGAGTTGGGTCGGCCCGGCCTGACCACCGTGCTGGTGGCGGCGTTCCTCGCGCCGGCGCTGCTGGTGACCCCGGTCTGGCTGGCGGCGGCCCGCCGGTTCGGTAAGCAACGAGCGCTGCTGGCCGCCCAGAGCACTTTCGCCGGAGGGTCACTGGTCGTCGCGGTCGGCGGTTCGGCCGGCCTACCACTACTCGTCGTCGCGGTGGCAGTGCTCGGGGTGGCGTTCGCCGGCATTCAGCTGCTGCCGTTCGCGATGGTGCCGGACGTCGTGCGAGCCGCCGGCGGAACTGCCGGGGCCGGCACCTACACCGGTGTGTGGACCGCCACCGAGGCCACCGGTGCGGCGTTGGGACCATGGGCATACTCGCTGTGTCTGGCAGCCAGCGGCTTCGTCGCCTCATCCGCCGATGTGACCGTGCCTCAACCCGCTCTCGCGCTGGACGCGATTCGGTGGGGCTTCGGGCCGGCCTGA
- a CDS encoding DUF4032 domain-containing protein — translation MRITSALVDPALLDLPWSTPLVEWPAQHLVALPQGISRHVVRFVRLGGYVYAVKETGERVAEREYDLLRALERIDFPTVEAVAIVADRQTDTGEPLDPVLITRHLQFSLPYRALFSHTLRPETMQRLLDALAALLVRMHLTGFFWGDCSLSNTLFRRDAGAFAAYLVDAETGALHRSLSNGQRGEDLEIARVNIFGEALDLQAAGLLHESIDPEAVCEEVVQRYERLWHEITYEQQIEREARHDIEGRIRGLNELGFDVAEIAVSTIDDGRYLVRPKVVDAGYHTRRLLRLTGLDAEENQARRLLNDLDAYRAESDLTDEQQAAHRWLTEVFEPVVRAVPAHLRRKLEPQEIFAQIIEHKWLLSRRAGRDVGMGPAVQSYLADVLVHRPDEQAVLGVELRTAG, via the coding sequence GTGCGGATCACCTCGGCTCTCGTTGACCCGGCGTTGCTCGACCTGCCCTGGTCGACACCGCTGGTGGAGTGGCCGGCGCAACACCTGGTGGCGCTGCCGCAGGGTATCTCTCGACATGTCGTCCGGTTCGTCCGGCTCGGCGGGTACGTGTATGCGGTCAAGGAGACCGGCGAGCGGGTCGCCGAGCGAGAGTACGACCTGCTGCGTGCCCTGGAGCGGATCGACTTCCCGACGGTGGAGGCGGTGGCGATCGTCGCCGACCGGCAGACCGACACCGGCGAGCCACTGGATCCGGTGCTGATCACCCGGCATCTCCAGTTCTCTCTGCCCTACCGGGCGCTCTTTTCGCACACGCTGCGGCCGGAGACCATGCAACGGCTGCTCGACGCGCTGGCCGCGCTGCTGGTTCGGATGCACCTGACCGGCTTCTTCTGGGGCGACTGCTCGTTGTCGAACACGCTGTTCCGGCGGGACGCGGGGGCGTTCGCGGCTTACCTGGTGGACGCGGAGACCGGCGCGCTGCACCGCTCGTTGTCGAACGGGCAGCGCGGCGAGGATCTGGAGATCGCCCGAGTGAACATCTTCGGTGAGGCGTTGGACCTGCAGGCTGCCGGGTTGCTGCACGAGTCGATCGATCCGGAGGCGGTGTGCGAGGAGGTCGTGCAGCGGTACGAGCGCCTGTGGCATGAGATCACCTACGAGCAGCAAATCGAGCGGGAAGCGCGGCACGACATCGAGGGCCGCATCCGCGGGCTCAACGAGTTGGGCTTCGACGTCGCCGAGATCGCCGTGTCAACGATCGACGACGGGCGGTACCTGGTTCGGCCGAAGGTGGTCGACGCCGGCTACCACACCCGGCGGCTACTCCGCCTGACCGGCCTGGACGCGGAGGAGAACCAGGCGCGTCGGCTGCTCAACGACCTGGACGCGTACCGGGCCGAGAGCGACCTGACCGATGAGCAGCAGGCGGCGCACCGCTGGCTGACCGAGGTCTTCGAGCCGGTGGTCCGGGCCGTGCCGGCGCATCTGCGGCGCAAGCTGGAACCGCAGGAGATTTTCGCGCAGATCATCGAGCACAAGTGGCTGCTGTCCCGGCGGGCCGGTCGGGATGTCGGCATGGGGCCGGCGGTCCAGTCGTACCTCGCGGACGTGCTGGTGCACCGCCCCGATGAGCAGGCGGTACTCGGCGTGGAACTCCGGACCGCAGGGTGA
- a CDS encoding phosphatase PAP2 family protein — protein MRLRPVRPAGWWFDGLLLTGVVALTAVLAAGHLFDLDRAVVDWSDAHRPAAAYWIAWTLNYLGQGSPLALIAAGLGVLLAVRLRSARPLLPPIVGYALINLTVGALKVGTARPAPSASTREPFLPPEQTLLLFQHELPLLFTRSYPSGHVVNAIVWYGVIVLLLARLLSTYGRTLPPRLAVAARVVPPLVVLTTTTYLGWHWLTDSIAGVLLGLLLDRMLHRVPWDDVPLPGRIDQGGRPFTPYSEGVGR, from the coding sequence ATGCGGCTGCGGCCGGTCCGCCCGGCCGGATGGTGGTTCGACGGCCTGCTGCTCACCGGCGTGGTGGCCCTGACCGCCGTCCTCGCCGCGGGGCACCTCTTCGACCTCGATCGGGCGGTGGTCGACTGGTCGGACGCGCACCGCCCGGCCGCCGCGTACTGGATTGCGTGGACCCTCAACTACCTCGGACAGGGCAGCCCGCTGGCCCTGATCGCCGCCGGGCTCGGAGTGCTGCTCGCCGTGCGGCTCCGCTCCGCCCGTCCGCTGCTGCCGCCGATCGTCGGGTACGCGCTGATCAACCTCACCGTCGGTGCGCTCAAGGTGGGGACGGCCCGGCCCGCGCCCAGCGCCAGCACGCGCGAGCCCTTCCTTCCACCGGAGCAGACCCTGCTGCTGTTCCAGCACGAACTGCCGTTGCTGTTCACCCGGTCCTACCCGTCCGGGCACGTCGTCAACGCGATCGTCTGGTACGGCGTGATCGTCCTGCTTCTCGCCCGGCTGCTGAGCACGTACGGGCGGACGTTGCCACCCCGGCTGGCCGTCGCAGCACGGGTCGTCCCGCCGCTGGTGGTGCTCACCACGACCACCTACCTGGGCTGGCACTGGCTGACCGACTCGATCGCCGGAGTGCTGCTCGGCCTCCTGCTGGACCGGATGCTGCACCGGGTGCCCTGGGACGATGTACCGCTGCCCGGGAGGATCGACCAGGGAGGCCGACCGTTCACCCCCTACTCGGAGGGCGTCGGTCGTTGA
- a CDS encoding NAD-binding protein — protein MRHMTRPFDRAWWTGRRFRGTNDPWAHYVVCGHDALAYWVVKALLAAEPQLTRIRITLVVPEYPRTDSPDGRDIDGIEVIRANRLDEATFRDAHLERAEGLALLHQDDIGNMQAALCAQEVQPNLRLVVRMFNTGLADAIRQIFPDPAVLSDASMAAPAFVAAALGEIAPAHFRHGGRTLYVARRDDVRPQDVVCSVANTQDPQEVRVLPADETSADVVLAEATGAPPGTEVAARRLRRARRWRQPVVLLLRAIRGFATRKIGAAVLVLLAVIAVLGGLYASTADISWGKALYLTLVTALSGQDPDVAKPPGEQILQVVLNLSGLALIPLITAVVVDGIVNARLALHARRTLPERSGHVVVIGLGNIGTRVTAQLRDFGVDVVAIDKNPDARGVTVAHRLGVPLIVGDAAAEETLHAASVGTCQALVVASTDDGANLRAALTARALNADVQVVLRLFDGHFAERVQRSFGIGVSRSVSYLAAPSFAGALLDRAIIATISVGRHALLVTEVPVAEGSALDGQPLAAVGQAGSVRLLAHARAGQRHEWAFDGRLVIVAGDRLTVVARRAGLNALLRKAGPRPPGPRPSGPRSPGPSPSGPSPSGPPTGSPPPGPSPPGPPPPRVPEGDLGGAAGQRPTPSE, from the coding sequence ATGCGCCACATGACGAGGCCCTTCGATCGTGCATGGTGGACTGGGCGTCGGTTCCGGGGCACCAACGACCCCTGGGCGCACTACGTGGTCTGTGGTCACGATGCCCTGGCGTACTGGGTGGTCAAGGCGCTACTCGCCGCCGAGCCGCAGCTCACCCGGATCCGGATCACGCTGGTGGTGCCCGAGTATCCACGGACGGACAGCCCGGACGGTCGGGATATCGACGGCATCGAGGTCATCCGGGCCAATCGGCTCGATGAGGCGACGTTTCGCGATGCCCACCTGGAACGGGCCGAGGGCCTGGCGCTGCTGCACCAGGACGATATCGGCAACATGCAGGCCGCGCTGTGCGCGCAGGAGGTCCAGCCGAACCTGCGGTTGGTGGTGCGGATGTTCAACACCGGCCTCGCCGACGCGATCCGACAGATCTTTCCCGACCCGGCGGTGCTGTCCGATGCCTCGATGGCGGCCCCGGCCTTCGTCGCCGCCGCGTTGGGTGAGATTGCTCCGGCCCACTTCCGGCACGGCGGACGCACCCTCTACGTCGCCCGCCGTGACGATGTCCGACCCCAGGACGTCGTGTGCTCGGTGGCGAACACCCAGGACCCGCAGGAGGTCCGGGTCCTGCCCGCCGACGAGACCTCAGCCGATGTGGTGCTCGCCGAGGCGACCGGCGCACCACCAGGAACCGAGGTGGCCGCGCGTCGGCTGCGCCGGGCCCGGCGCTGGCGCCAGCCGGTCGTGTTGCTGCTCCGGGCGATCCGCGGCTTCGCCACTCGCAAGATTGGCGCTGCTGTGCTGGTCCTGCTGGCGGTGATCGCCGTGCTCGGCGGACTCTATGCCAGTACCGCCGACATCAGCTGGGGGAAGGCGCTCTACCTGACCCTGGTCACTGCCCTCAGCGGACAGGACCCGGACGTCGCCAAGCCGCCCGGCGAACAGATCCTCCAGGTGGTGCTCAATCTGTCCGGGCTGGCGCTGATTCCGTTGATCACCGCCGTGGTGGTCGACGGCATCGTCAACGCCCGGCTGGCGCTACACGCCAGGCGGACCCTGCCGGAGCGGTCCGGGCACGTGGTCGTGATCGGCCTCGGCAACATCGGCACGCGGGTGACGGCCCAACTCCGCGACTTCGGTGTCGACGTGGTCGCCATCGACAAGAACCCGGACGCGCGGGGCGTCACGGTGGCCCATCGACTCGGCGTACCGCTGATCGTGGGGGATGCTGCAGCCGAGGAGACCCTGCACGCCGCCTCGGTGGGCACCTGCCAGGCCCTCGTTGTGGCTTCCACCGACGACGGGGCGAACCTGCGGGCCGCGTTGACCGCCCGAGCCCTCAACGCCGACGTCCAGGTGGTCCTGCGGCTGTTCGACGGGCACTTCGCCGAGCGCGTCCAGCGGTCCTTCGGTATCGGTGTCTCGCGAAGCGTGTCGTACCTGGCGGCGCCGTCGTTCGCCGGGGCGTTGCTGGACCGCGCGATCATCGCCACCATCTCGGTCGGCCGGCACGCCCTGCTGGTCACCGAGGTCCCGGTGGCCGAGGGCTCCGCGCTGGACGGCCAGCCCCTCGCCGCCGTCGGCCAGGCGGGGAGTGTACGGCTGCTCGCCCACGCCCGAGCCGGCCAGCGGCACGAGTGGGCGTTCGACGGGCGGCTGGTGATCGTGGCGGGAGACCGGTTGACAGTGGTTGCCCGCCGGGCCGGGCTGAACGCCCTGCTTCGCAAGGCCGGTCCGCGCCCGCCCGGTCCGCGCCCGTCGGGTCCGCGCTCGCCCGGTCCGTCCCCGTCCGGTCCGTCCCCGTCCGGTCCGCCGACGGGTTCACCGCCGCCCGGCCCGTCTCCGCCCGGTCCGCCACCGCCCCGCGTGCCGGAGGGCGACCTGGGCGGTGCGGCCGGTCAACGACCGACGCCCTCCGAGTAG
- a CDS encoding FAD-dependent oxidoreductase, producing the protein MALSQLVGRLIGVREHVVDPGGRGAPRVPHPVPAVVVGGGIAGMSAAVVLAERGVPVTVLEAAPTVGGRLGAWPEASPDGTRMNEHGFHAFFRQYYNWRNILRRADPTLGFLRRIPGYPVLSARWPTEEFGTLPPAPPANLLALLLRSPSLRLGDLRAMNREAALPLLSYDPIRTYAEFDDTTADALLTSLRLPDRARAMLFEVFSHSFFNHEAEMSAAEMIAQFHFYLLGNPEGLAFDSPGEDHATAIWQPLTRHIERHGGRVVTGTAATAVHRDAAGWQVASTAGAYPARHVVLALDPPALAALVADSPVLAEVAPDLVARMPAFGLPGPPYAVARYWCAGDVAPGRAVFSGVSRQPTLDSVTLYHRLERESRRWAERTGGSVVELHAYACEPGVPAEELAGRMWTELAALWPEVGRLRICDLRARVAAQAPAFPPGGHTWRPGVRTDADRLYLAGDGIRTDFPSALMERSAATGILAANHILRAEGGATEPIHSVRPRGLLSRRG; encoded by the coding sequence ATGGCGCTGTCGCAGTTGGTGGGTCGACTCATCGGCGTACGCGAACACGTGGTGGACCCCGGCGGACGGGGTGCCCCGCGCGTGCCACACCCCGTCCCCGCTGTGGTGGTCGGCGGTGGGATCGCCGGCATGTCGGCGGCGGTGGTGCTGGCCGAACGGGGAGTGCCGGTCACCGTGTTGGAAGCCGCCCCCACCGTCGGCGGGCGGCTCGGTGCCTGGCCGGAGGCATCGCCCGACGGCACCCGGATGAACGAGCACGGGTTTCATGCGTTCTTCCGTCAGTACTACAACTGGCGGAACATCCTCCGACGCGCCGACCCGACGCTGGGCTTCCTCCGCCGGATTCCCGGCTATCCGGTCCTGTCCGCGCGGTGGCCGACCGAGGAGTTCGGCACGCTGCCACCCGCGCCGCCCGCGAACCTGCTCGCCCTCCTGCTGCGCAGCCCCAGCCTGCGCCTCGGTGACCTTCGTGCGATGAACCGGGAGGCGGCCCTGCCGCTGCTGAGCTACGACCCGATCCGAACGTACGCCGAGTTCGACGACACCACCGCCGATGCCCTGCTCACCTCGCTCCGGCTGCCGGACCGAGCCCGGGCGATGCTCTTCGAGGTCTTCTCCCACTCGTTCTTCAATCACGAGGCGGAGATGTCCGCCGCCGAGATGATCGCCCAGTTCCACTTCTACCTGCTGGGTAACCCGGAAGGGTTGGCCTTCGACTCCCCGGGGGAGGATCACGCGACGGCAATCTGGCAGCCGCTCACCCGACACATCGAGCGGCACGGCGGCCGGGTCGTGACCGGCACCGCGGCCACCGCTGTGCACCGCGACGCCGCCGGCTGGCAGGTGGCGAGCACCGCCGGCGCGTACCCGGCCCGGCACGTCGTGCTCGCCCTCGATCCACCGGCGCTCGCCGCGTTGGTCGCGGACTCACCCGTGCTCGCCGAGGTCGCTCCGGACCTGGTCGCCCGGATGCCCGCGTTCGGCCTGCCCGGCCCCCCGTACGCGGTGGCCCGCTACTGGTGCGCCGGGGACGTGGCCCCGGGGCGGGCGGTGTTCAGCGGCGTGTCCCGGCAGCCCACCCTGGACTCGGTGACCCTCTACCACCGGCTGGAGCGGGAGTCCCGCCGCTGGGCGGAACGAACCGGCGGCTCGGTGGTGGAGCTGCACGCGTACGCCTGCGAACCGGGGGTGCCCGCCGAGGAGTTGGCCGGGCGGATGTGGACGGAGCTGGCGGCGCTCTGGCCGGAGGTGGGCCGGCTACGGATCTGCGACCTGCGCGCCCGGGTCGCGGCTCAGGCGCCCGCGTTCCCGCCCGGCGGCCACACCTGGCGGCCCGGTGTCCGTACCGATGCCGACCGGCTCTATCTCGCCGGCGACGGAATCCGCACCGACTTCCCCAGTGCCCTCATGGAGCGGTCCGCCGCCACCGGCATCCTCGCGGCGAACCACATCCTGCGGGCCGAGGGCGGCGCGACCGAGCCGATCCATTCGGTACGCCCACGAGGCCTGCTCAGCCGACGCGGCTGA
- a CDS encoding enoyl-CoA hydratase/isomerase family protein: protein MAVVDAELLVEVAGPVATVVIHNPTRRNAMTPAMWRRLPGLLDQLDADPAIRAVVLTGADGTFCAGADLGDLDDLLDAGDASVAVKAEERLAAFAKPTVAAIRGACVGGGCQLAVACDLRIAADDARFGVPPARLGLVYPAPTTRRLARLVGPSTVKHLLFTAELIDAGRALRVGLVDEVLPAAGLDARVGEVTAAVTARSRLSVTAAKEIVDGRADDDRIAWWHGQVRASGEAREGVAAANERRPPCFPWSPPTAEPGDRGAAG, encoded by the coding sequence GTGGCGGTGGTGGATGCGGAACTGCTCGTCGAGGTGGCCGGTCCGGTGGCAACCGTGGTGATCCACAACCCGACTCGCCGCAACGCGATGACCCCGGCGATGTGGCGCCGGCTGCCTGGGCTGCTCGACCAACTGGACGCCGATCCAGCGATACGGGCCGTGGTGCTCACCGGAGCCGACGGCACCTTCTGTGCCGGAGCGGACCTCGGCGACCTGGACGACTTGTTGGACGCCGGTGACGCCAGCGTCGCCGTGAAGGCGGAGGAGCGGCTCGCCGCCTTCGCGAAGCCGACGGTCGCGGCGATTCGGGGTGCCTGCGTCGGTGGCGGTTGCCAGCTCGCCGTCGCCTGCGACCTGCGGATCGCCGCCGACGATGCACGCTTCGGCGTACCTCCGGCTCGACTCGGCCTGGTCTATCCGGCGCCCACGACACGCCGGCTGGCTCGGCTGGTGGGACCGTCCACGGTGAAGCACCTGCTGTTCACCGCGGAGCTGATCGATGCCGGGCGGGCGCTGCGGGTCGGCCTGGTCGACGAGGTGCTGCCCGCCGCCGGGCTCGACGCCCGGGTCGGCGAGGTCACCGCTGCGGTGACCGCGCGGTCCCGGCTCAGCGTCACGGCGGCCAAGGAAATCGTTGACGGGCGGGCGGACGACGACCGGATCGCCTGGTGGCACGGGCAGGTACGGGCCAGTGGAGAGGCCCGGGAGGGCGTGGCGGCGGCCAACGAACGCCGGCCGCCCTGTTTCCCGTGGTCCCCGCCCACCGCCGAGCCCGGCGACCGGGGTGCCGCCGGTTGA
- a CDS encoding MSMEG_6728 family protein, translating to MQTFLPYPDFLASARSLDQRRLGKQRVEAIQVLRGLTRPGYGWRHHPAVKMWAGYEEALTRYGLDVCAVWCAQGRADTCAATLVADFATARGVSAVPIRTQAELADAGELPPWLGRDDLHLSHRSSLLRKDPDHYRPQFGDIPPDLGYVWPRSDRSGNSEAR from the coding sequence GTGCAGACCTTCCTCCCGTACCCGGACTTCCTGGCCAGCGCGCGGTCCCTGGACCAACGGCGGTTGGGGAAGCAGCGGGTGGAGGCGATCCAGGTGCTGCGGGGGTTGACCCGTCCGGGCTACGGCTGGCGCCACCACCCGGCGGTGAAGATGTGGGCCGGCTACGAGGAAGCGCTGACCCGGTACGGGTTGGACGTGTGTGCGGTCTGGTGTGCGCAGGGCCGGGCCGACACCTGTGCCGCGACGTTGGTAGCCGATTTCGCCACCGCCCGTGGCGTGAGCGCCGTGCCCATTCGTACCCAGGCCGAGTTGGCCGACGCCGGTGAGCTACCGCCGTGGTTGGGGCGCGACGACCTACACCTGAGCCACCGTTCGTCGTTGTTGCGCAAGGACCCGGATCACTACCGCCCGCAGTTCGGTGACATCCCACCTGACCTGGGCTACGTCTGGCCCCGCTCCGATCGCTCCGGGAACTCGGAGGCGCGTTGA
- a CDS encoding UDP-N-acetylglucosamine--N-acetylmuramyl-(pentapeptide) pyrophosphoryl-undecaprenol N-acetylglucosamine transferase: protein MAVYSARQLHGLRVIVTGGGTGGHTYPALTTIRTLRARLAEAGAEPDVLWVGVAQGLEARVARQEGLPFRAITTGKLRRSPNRQELWRNVTDAFRIPIGVLQAMATVLRVRPHVVLSTGGYVSVPIGLAAWLARRPLVMHEQTLTLGLANRVLALVASRVLLSHASTLGRLSKRAQARAVVTGNPVRPDMLAGDPAAGRAAYGLEPDLPLVFVTGGAQGAVQVNTMVAEVLPDVLQRCQVLHQCGEYSLARMRQVTAELPTHLRDRYRVVDYIHGQLPDVLAAADIVVARSGAGTVAELTALGRPAILIPLVPTSGDEQRQTARHLAESGAARMLTGPDATGDALRAELLTLLDDAQRRHALAEAARHHGRPHAAAAAVAELIDAARRGRPPRN from the coding sequence GTGGCCGTCTACAGTGCTCGACAACTCCACGGCCTGCGCGTCATCGTCACCGGCGGGGGCACCGGAGGCCACACCTACCCCGCGCTGACGACCATCCGAACGCTGCGAGCTCGACTCGCCGAGGCCGGTGCCGAGCCCGACGTCCTCTGGGTCGGAGTCGCCCAGGGCTTGGAGGCGAGAGTCGCCCGACAGGAGGGGCTGCCCTTCCGGGCCATCACCACCGGAAAGTTGCGGCGGTCCCCCAACCGCCAGGAGCTGTGGCGCAACGTCACCGATGCCTTCCGAATACCGATCGGGGTGCTGCAGGCCATGGCGACGGTACTGCGTGTTCGGCCGCACGTGGTGTTGTCCACCGGCGGCTACGTCTCCGTCCCGATCGGGCTGGCCGCCTGGCTGGCCCGGCGGCCCCTGGTCATGCATGAGCAGACCCTCACCCTGGGCCTGGCCAACCGGGTCCTCGCCCTCGTCGCCAGTCGGGTGCTGCTGAGCCACGCCTCCACGTTGGGGCGGCTGTCGAAGCGGGCGCAGGCCAGGGCCGTGGTCACCGGCAACCCGGTCCGACCCGACATGCTCGCCGGAGACCCGGCTGCCGGCCGAGCCGCCTACGGCCTGGAACCCGACCTGCCACTGGTGTTCGTCACCGGCGGCGCACAGGGCGCGGTACAGGTCAACACGATGGTCGCCGAGGTCCTACCCGATGTGTTGCAGCGCTGCCAGGTGCTGCACCAGTGCGGGGAGTACAGCCTGGCCCGGATGCGGCAGGTCACCGCGGAGTTGCCGACGCACCTACGGGACCGCTACCGCGTCGTCGACTACATCCATGGGCAACTGCCCGACGTGCTCGCTGCCGCCGACATCGTGGTCGCGCGCAGTGGCGCCGGCACGGTCGCCGAGCTGACCGCGCTCGGCCGACCGGCAATCCTGATCCCGCTCGTGCCGACCTCCGGCGACGAGCAGCGGCAGACCGCGAGGCACCTCGCCGAGTCGGGCGCGGCGCGGATGCTGACTGGTCCCGACGCCACGGGCGACGCCCTGCGTGCCGAACTGTTGACGTTGCTCGACGATGCGCAGCGCCGGCACGCCCTGGCGGAGGCCGCTCGCCACCACGGCCGCCCGCATGCTGCTGCCGCCGCCGTCGCGGAACTGATCGACGCGGCCCGGCGCGGCCGACCCCCACGAAACTGA
- a CDS encoding APC family permease, translating to MERLARRLGVTDAVVIGVGAMLGAGVFVVFAPAAAAAGGTGLLIALTLAGFVAFCNATSSARLAARYPESGGTYVYGREQLGPLAGFLAGWGFAVGKTASCAAMALTIGAYLWPGQARLVAVLAVAAVTAVNLRGVGRTALATKALVGVVLGVLTLVAVVGLTSGGFALDRIGGPGGVGAHGVLTAAGLLFFAFAGYARIATLGEEVRDPRRTIPRAVPLALGVVLAIYLVLAVVTLGVLGPDRLAASAAPLADVVTAVGLPGLAWVVRVGAAVAVTGVLLSLLAGVGRTLLAMARRRDVPFALAAVHRVHQVPYRAELMVAMVVAAVVLVGDVREAIGFSSCTVLVYYAITNASALTLGRDPGRRLPVRLFAALGLVGCVTLAVSLPPASVLAGFGVLAVGAGWYLLRRRYLDRAERR from the coding sequence ATGGAGCGGTTGGCGCGGCGGCTGGGTGTGACTGATGCGGTCGTCATCGGGGTGGGGGCAATGCTCGGCGCGGGCGTCTTCGTGGTCTTCGCCCCAGCCGCCGCAGCGGCCGGTGGCACCGGCCTGCTGATAGCACTGACTCTGGCCGGGTTCGTAGCGTTCTGCAACGCGACCAGTTCCGCTCGGCTGGCCGCCCGTTACCCCGAATCCGGCGGCACGTACGTCTACGGGCGGGAACAGCTTGGACCGCTCGCCGGATTCCTGGCCGGTTGGGGCTTCGCGGTCGGCAAGACGGCAAGCTGCGCGGCGATGGCGCTGACGATAGGGGCGTACCTCTGGCCGGGCCAGGCCCGGCTCGTCGCCGTCCTCGCGGTCGCAGCCGTCACCGCCGTGAACCTCCGCGGCGTCGGTAGGACCGCGCTGGCCACGAAGGCCCTGGTCGGTGTCGTGCTGGGGGTGCTGACCCTGGTTGCGGTGGTCGGCCTGACGAGCGGTGGCTTCGCCCTGGACCGGATCGGCGGCCCCGGCGGCGTCGGGGCGCATGGCGTGCTGACCGCGGCGGGACTACTCTTTTTCGCCTTCGCCGGGTACGCCCGGATCGCCACCCTCGGCGAAGAGGTACGCGACCCGCGACGGACCATCCCCCGAGCGGTGCCGCTGGCGCTGGGCGTGGTGCTGGCGATCTACCTGGTGCTGGCGGTGGTCACGCTGGGTGTGCTCGGCCCGGACCGGCTTGCCGCCTCCGCCGCACCCCTGGCCGACGTGGTGACCGCCGTCGGACTACCCGGCCTCGCGTGGGTGGTACGGGTCGGTGCGGCCGTGGCGGTGACCGGAGTGCTGCTCTCGCTACTCGCCGGAGTGGGCCGGACCCTGCTGGCGATGGCCCGCCGTCGGGACGTGCCCTTCGCCCTGGCCGCCGTGCACCGGGTACACCAGGTTCCGTACCGGGCTGAACTGATGGTGGCCATGGTGGTGGCGGCCGTGGTCCTGGTCGGTGACGTGCGCGAGGCGATCGGCTTCTCCAGCTGCACGGTGTTGGTGTACTACGCGATTACCAACGCCTCGGCACTCACCCTCGGTCGGGATCCGGGCCGGCGACTACCGGTGCGACTGTTCGCCGCGTTGGGGCTGGTCGGTTGTGTAACGCTGGCGGTTAGCCTGCCCCCGGCCAGCGTCCTCGCGGGATTCGGGGTGCTCGCCGTCGGCGCCGGCTGGTACCTGCTACGCCGACGATACCTCGATCGCGCAGAGCGGCGTTGA